The sequence AACGTTTAAATCCCTCTTGTTTCATTTGCGGATTACCCTATCCATGAAAAGGTCTAGGAACCTTTTGCCTTCAACACTAACGCAGATATCGACATTCGGCTTCTTCCGGGGCATAATCCAACTCCTCCGCTCTACGACTGTCTGCCCCCTAGTCAACTCACCTTTGGTCTCGATGTCGACATAAAACGGTTTAGTCCTTACGAGAGTCAGATCCACCGCCACGGCGACTGTTAGGGGGTCATGGAGGGCTACATACCCGAATCTCTCCATTAAACTCCTAGTAGCCTCAACTGCAAATCTAGCCGTCTCAGTATCCGCCCTCTGCATCTCTGCATAATGCTCCTTCCTGAGACAGGCTTCAGGGTTCATCGTCACATCGAGGCCGACCGCCGTGATACTTATGCCAGAATGATATACAATATTTGCTGCCTCAGGGTCGGAGTAGATGTTGAACTCTGCAACTGGCGTTTGGTTCCCATAACCGTAACGTGTGAGCCCGAAGGCGCCGCCCATCGATATCAGTCTATCCACCTTCTTGGCCACTTCAGGCTCTTTCATAAGAGCTGAGGCAATGTTGGTGAGAGGCGCCGTAGAGATAATAGTTAAACTCCTCCTCCCAGTCGATAGAGCCTGCTCTATGATGAGGTCTGGGGCGCGGATCTTCCCAGGCTTCATTCTTCCAACGGGTAGGGTTGCTCCTCCTAGCCCATCCTTTCCATGGATGGACTGCGCATCGATACGCCTGCCCTTTAACGGTCTGGCCATACCCCTAGCAACGGTGACCTCAGCTTTTAGAAGCTCCAGCACCTTTAGCACGTTAAGGGTCGTCTTCTTCAGACTGAGGTTTCCGAAGACCGTTGTTATGGCAGAGACCTCTAACTCTTCAGACCTCAAAGCCATTATCAAGGCTAACGCATCATCGATTCCAGGGTCTACGTCTAATACTACGAGCTTCCCCATAGCGGCACTGCCTTCCCTAACATGTTAATGTGGCTCTAAACCCTTGCATCCCACTTAGCCACACTCAGCCGTCTGCATCTTACTCTCCCACACTTCGCCTAAAGCCCCGTTGAGAGCAACGCCCATCCATATTATCACGTTTATGAGTACCGCGCCAATCAATATTGCTGGTTCACCCTATAAGACAATTCAAGAATCTGCTTAATCCCGATATGTGCGCGTTTGAGTAGTTTAAGCCCTTAAACCTTAATAGAGGCTAGAAAGATATGAACTCCTCTAACATTTCGAGGTCCTCCTAAATGATAAAGGGTGGATACGTTCAAAGGATAGCTAGAGTGAATCTTGAATGGAAGAGGGCGAAGTTAGAGCATGTAGAAGATCAGTTTGCAGTTAAATATACTGGTGGGAGAGGTTGGGGGGCAAGGATCCTCTATGATGAGATTAAAAGTAAGATAGGGGGCTTCGACCCCCAGAACAAGATAGTCGTAGCCAGCGGCCCCCTATCAGGTCTTCTCGTACCCGGCTCCGCAAAGATAAGCTTCAGCGCGATCTCACCTGCTACCGGGCTCTACGGCGACAGTAACTTAGGTGGCGAATTCTCGGTAGCCCTAAAAAAGAGCGGCCTTGACGCTCTAATAATTGAAGGAAAGGCGGAGAAGGAGACATACCTCGTCATTGATGGCGGCTCGGTTGAGTTTAGAGATGCTGGCAGTCTCTGGGGTATGCTGTCTCTCGACGCTGAGGACGCCTTAAAGAGAGAGCTAGGTAGGGACTACCAGATCGCTGTGATAGGACCTGCAGGAGAGAATCTGGTCAAGTTTGCCGCTATAACCTCTCGCCAAGGTCGGCAGGCCGCCCGTTGTGGAATTGGGACGCTGATGGGTTGGAAGAAGCTCAAAGCTATAGCCGTTAGAGGTGATAGGAGTATCCCAGTTGCAGACTCCTCAAAACTTCAGCGTGTCTATGAGGAAGCCGTCGAACACCTAGTTAAACATCCGTCGCTGAAGTTGTGGCATAGGGAAGGCACACTACAGCTAGTAGAATGGGCGAACGAGGCAAGCTGCCTGCCGACTAGGAACTTCAGGGAAGCTCAATTCGAGTATGCGGATAGGATTGGCGGGAAGGCGATGGAATCTACCACACGTATCCATAACAAGTCATGTTACCTTTGCCCAATAGGGTGTGGGCAGATTAACGAGGTTAAGGGTGTTAGGGTTGAGGGGCCAGAGTATGAAACTGCGGCAATGATTGGTAGCAACTGCGCCCTAACTCGGGTTGAAGATCTAATTTACGCTAACTACATATGTGACCAGCTTGGCCTGGACACAATCTCCGCAGGGAATACCGCAGCCTTCGCTATTGAGTGCTTTGAGAGGGGATTGATAAATATTGAAGACACGGAGGGGATCGAGCTTAGGTTTGGAAACGCCGACGCCCTTTACACACTCTTCGAGCGCATAGCGTATCGGAAGGGGATAGGTGAGATATTAGCAGAAGGTGTTAGGTATGCTAGCCGTAAAGTAGGAAAAGGCTCTGAACGGTTCGCTATGCATGTGAAGGGGTTAGAGATAAGCGGCTACGATGTGAGGGCGGCTCAAGCAATGGCCTTAGCCTACGCCACAGCCGACATAGGTGCCCACCATAACCGAGCTTGGGCGATAACGTATGATATGAAGACCGATAGATGCTCCTATGGGGATGACAAAGTTCAGTGGGTTATCTACCTCCAGCATGTGAGGCCTATGTTTGACGCATTAGGTGTCTGCAGATTTCCATGGGTTGAGCTAGGGTTAGAGCTGGACTTCTACGCGCAGTTCTACTCAGCAGCCACAGGCATCGAGACAACCCTTCAGGAACTCTTGAAGAGGTCTGAGATTAGCTGGAACCTGACACGTCTCATAAACCTGAGACAGGGCCTTACACCAAAAGATGACTGGCTACCTGACAGGGTCTTCGACGACCCTATACCCTCAGGCTCTCTCAAGGGGGCAAGCTTGAATCGTGATGCCTTCGGGCGCATGGTCAAAAGCTACTATAGGCTACGGGGCTGGAGTGATGATGGCGTGCCAACTAAGGAGAAACTCCTCGAGTTAGGGTTGGAGCAAGCTGCCTAGGAGCTGTAGTCTAATGGCTGGTATGAAGATAGGCGTCATTGGCGCTGGGAGGATGGGTGAGGCTTTGATCTCAGGCTTCCTGAGATCGGGCGCCGTCAAACCAGCTGAGATCATAATATACGATACCTCCATGGAACGGTTGGCGTACATCACTCAGAAGTATAATCTTGAATGTTGCTCAGACTGTGAAACTATAGCTGAAGTCAGCGACATCGTCATAATATCCGTAAAACCTAAAGACGCCAAAACGGTTTTGGAGTGTCTGGGGAGTAAGATTACACCTAATAAGACCGTCGTCTCCGTGGTAGCTGGACTTACTACAAAGTATATCTCACAGCATTTCCCTCTAGGAGTTCCGGTCATTAGGGCTATGCCCAATATAGCTTGCGCCGTGGGAGATGGTATGATAGCGATCTCACCTTCCCGTGGCACCTCGCAAGAGAGCCTTAAGGTTGTGCAGAGCTATCTTAACCTCGTCGGTAGGCCGCTCATACTTGAGGAGAAATACTTGAGTGCAGTGACAGGCCTTAGTGGGAGCGGGCCAGCATATGTTGCTTTGGTAGCGGAGGCATTAGCCGATGCAGGGGTTAAACTTGGTCTCTCAAGGGAAGACGCTGAGCTTTTGGCATCCCAGACGATATTGGGCACTGGCAGGATGTTGTTAGAGTTTAGCGAACCACCCAGTAGTCTAATAGGTAGGGTTGTGACCCCGGGTGGAACCACGGCCGAAGGGCTACGTGAGCTTGAGAAAGGGCAGTTTAAGGAAGTTCTTTCAGCCGCCGTGATAGCCGCGGCAAAGAAGGCTGAGGAACTTGAGACCCGTTAATTGAGTGTGGCATCTTTAGTAAATGTTTTGTTACTCGGTTCTGGCATAATCCTTTAATGTCTCTCGAAGTTTATGCCTATTGGGTATCTCATGGTTAAAGCTGGAAAACTGGTTCTAGATACCTCAGCTTTCATCGCGGGGTTAAGTCCTTCATCTCTCAATGTGGAGACTTATACAACCCCTAGGGTTGTAAAAGAGTTGAGGGGTATTTCTTCGCATTTGCGGTGCTCGATAGCAACCCAGTTGAAGAAGCTAAAGATACTTAATCCCGCCCAGTCGTCAATAAATGCCGTGGAGAGGATTTCTTCAGCTCTAGGGGACATAAAGAGCCTCTCTAAGGCAGACCTGAGCATTCTAGCTCTGGCATTCGAGCTCAAGGCTCAGGATATGGATGTTGCCATTGTGAGCGACGACTATTCGGTTCAGAATATCGCCGAGTATATGGGTATCAAGTATCAAAGTGTCTCCTCAGGAGGGATAAGGTTCAAGATCAGGTGGGTGCTCCGCTGTGCAGACTGCAGGAGAATCTTTCCTTCAAACTTCGCCGGCGCTGTCTGTCCTGTATGTGGCGGTGATGTTAGAAGGAAGGCCGCCTATAGGACTTACTGCGATCCTACAAAAGGTAAAAATCAAGACGGCAAACCAACATAATTAGATATGAATAGTATAAACTTGCCACCTAATCCTATGTTTATATTATATATTATTGTTAGGCTCATAATAAAGATCGAGAGGTTTGAGTTGCAATGTCTGGTTGCGAGGCGCTATTGAACAAAGCCCTAGAATTAAAGAAGAAAGGCCTCAGCGTCAGAGAGATAGCCGATGAATTAAATCTTCAAGTAGACACAGTAGACTGGCTTCTTCTCCACGAGAAGGAACGGGCGAGAGCTCCTCCACCTATGGACTATGCTGTAAACTGGTCTGCCATAGGTTGTAGCACTAGGAGGCTGAGTCAGATTGGCTGGGCTATGGCTGATATCGTGAGAGAGAGCCGCGCCAACAACGAATTCGAAGACTTTGATGTGGTCGTCGGGATAGAGTTATCAGGGCTGCCTCTCGGTTTGATGGTGGCCGACGACTTGGAGAAACCCTTCGCCGCTGCAAGAGCAGCTAAACCCACAGGAACAGCTGAGGGCTCACGGTATCTAACTGGGACGATCAGCATGAACTTCTCATCAGTTGAGGGCAAGAGGGTTCTGCTGGTTACGGACGTAATAAGCACTGGCATAATTTTGAGGGATGTGATAAGGTCTCTGAAAGAGCTTCAAGCTACACCTGTAGCCATGGTTGCCTTCGTGGACAAGCGGGGGGGTGGGGACATAGAGGGTGTACCGGTCAAGGCGCTAGTTAGCCTCATCCCATTTAAGAGATAGCCCATCGAAAAACGCTTACACCACCTTATGCTCCATGTGCAGCTTTGAAGAGAGTCTCGATCTTGCGGAGAGATTTTTTTTTCTCTAAGGACGTTATAAAACACCTCCATGCTGTTTATGGGGATGATGTTGCAGAGGTTGTAAAGGCGCTTAAGACCCCCGGTTTGGAGTACAGTATAAGAGTTAACACACTTAAAGCCAACCCGGAAGAAGTTTGTGCAAAGTTTGTTGGAAGAGGGCTTAAAGCTAGGCTCCATTCAGTCTTGAAGGAGATAATTTTGATACATGTAGAGGGCCCCTTCCCAGTCCCCAGCCTTCCAGGTAGGGTGGTCGTTGATAAGTATGCGGCTGAGGCGGTTCTTATGGGCTCTCATGTGTACGCTCCCGGCGTTAAGGAGTGTAGAGGGCTCAAAAAAGGAGATGAGGTTTCAGTGATGGATAGATACTTCCAAGTGGTTGGTGGGGGTGTTGCTAAGATGAGCGAGAGCGAGATACTAAGGTTGAGGAGGGGCTTAGCCGTGGAGATAACCCACCCCAAGTATAGAGTGCCGAGCTTAAGGGAGAGTAAAGAGTTCGAAGACGGCTACATCTACCCACAATCTCTCCCAGCCTCGCTCACCAGCCGAGTCCTAGATCCTCAACCGGGGGAGACAATCCTCGACCTCAACTGTGCTCCTGGGGGGAAACTCTCCCATATCAGCCAGCTTATGGGATCTAAGGGTCTCGTTATCGGTGTGGATTGCAGAGCAAAAAAGATAGAGGCAACCCGGCAAACTTTGAGTCGTCTAGGATGCTTTAGTAATGTACGGCTTATAGTAGCTGACAGCCGTTATCTCGATATAGATTATCCCTCAATAAAAGTCGACCGTTGTCTAATCGACCCACCATGTAGCGCCTTAGGACTTATGCCTAAGCTCTACGCTCACACGACCGAGGCTGAGATCGATGCGCTCGCAAATTATCAGAGACAATTTATCAGGGTGGCGGCTAAGACAGTTAAGCCTGGAGGACGGATAGTCTATAGCGTGTGCACATTAACCCTAGATGAGTGTGAGAAAGCTGTAAAGTTCGCGGTTGAGAGCTGTGGCCTCAAGGTTGAAGAGCAAGAGCCTTTCCTTGGCTCCCCAGGGTTGGAGTGGGTGACGTCTGAGGCGTCTCTCGCTCAGAGATTTCATCCGCATGTTCATGGGTCTGGTTATTTCATAGCCTGCTTCCGAAGACCTGTCGCACTTTCCTAGTTTACGGCAGCCTTATCATGGAAGTCTTCGAATAAATAAAACTGGAGAGGTGGTTGTGGAGCCTTGGTTGGCAAAGTTGGGATTCACAAGAAGGGTGAGATTTCACTCGAGTCAATTCTTGAGGAGATTCGTCGAAATCCTTCACTTGAGATGGCTGGAGCAATAGCCTGTTTCGTGGGCATTGTTAGGGGCTATAGTCCGGATGGGAGTCGGGTTGAGGAATTACAATATGAGGCATACGAGGAGGAGGCTATTCTAGCGATGGATAGAATTCAGTCTGAGATCTGCCATAGAGAAGGCATATTGGATGTTCACATTCACCACATAGTGGACTCGCTCAAAGTCGGTGAAGAGATACTTTACGTCGTTGTGGCTGGAAGGTCGAGGGGGGATGTGTTCCCAGCGTTGTCCGAAGTCGTCGAGAGGTTGAAAGGCGAAGTCCCGATCTTCAAGAAGGAAATATTAAGTAGTGGGTCCTCCTATTGGGTTTCCGAGGTTGCATATCAAGGTAAAAGTCATCAAACAAAGATTTGAAAACGGAAAAAATTAAAAAAAGTCTCCGGTAGAAGGTTAGATTTTTATGATAATTTTTTAGTAAGCTGCTTCTATTAACATCACATTTCAATATCGGCGCTCGCGTCTCTCTCCGAACCTACCCCTCCTGAAACCTCCACGTTCACCACCGCCAAACTCGCGTTGGTATACACGTTCGGAGAGGTTGTTCTGCGTGTTCACTTCCGGCAGTTCTGCATCTATTTTCGTAAGTTTACCGTATCTTCCAACATTCAACCGCATAGACCCTCGAAACAGTGACACAAAGCCGTTCTCCAACTTCAGTTTATCGTCGGGCTGAACCTGATCTATAAGGTCATCCCACAACGTTAATAGTATGCACCCTGAGTCGTCTCCCACCAGCGCCTCCGCCACCCTGTGGTTCGAGCCATCCGCTCTAGAGGTTATCTGCCGTTCCTCGAACTTCTTCGAAACCCTCAGATCCATTTCCACACCGCGAGACCCGACCTGTAGGTCGCTGACCTTCAATATTCACTCACCACTCCTTTGCTACCAGCCTCAGTGAAGCCTACGTACAGCCCACCGAGGTGGTGGCGTATCAACCTAACTAATGAAGTCTATGCTTATAAATCTGAGCCCATATCGGTATACGAGGGGGCGGAGTGGTGTGCGGCCTCCTTACAAACTTGTAGCCTTCGATCTAGATGGTACATTAGTTGAACAAGTCAGCAGTTGGGGGACTCTCCACCGGTACTTTGGGACTGAGGCAGCAGTTGAGGGGGACCTCTCAGCCTATGAGCATGGAGAGATTGATTATGCCGAGTTCATGCGACGGGACATAGCCCCCTGGCCTAAACCCCTCCACATCTCCACAGTCCAGAAAGCTCTAACGAACTATACCCTTGCACCCGGAGCAGAGTTGGTTGTGAGGGAACTTGAGAGGAGAGGCTATAAGGTTGCAATCATATCAGGTGGGATAGACATTCTAGCCAGCCAAGTGGCAGAAAGGTTATCTATAAGTAAGACCGTCGCAAACGGTCTCGCAGCAGACTCGGACGGCTATCTCACTGGTGAGGGTATCCTCCGAGTTGACCCTATAAATAAACATTTAGTACTGAAACATATCGCTAAAGAGTGGGGGTTAACTTTGAGCGAGTGTGTAGCGGTGGGTGATGGCATGTTCGATGGAAACTTTTTGAAGCATGCAGGGTTGGGTGTAGCCATCGGCTCAAATGTGAAACTTCGAATGGTCGCTGGGGTGATAGTGCCCAGTCTAAAGGCAATTTTAAAGTTCCTATAACAGGTACATAATTATTCGAGGTATATCTTTCGCAGCTGGAATTTACGACGCTGTCTATCAGGCATGCGCGCTAGGCGTTGGAAGGGTAGCCGCTTCGAGGGGTCGGTTTGGAAATTAAAGAAATAATCGCAACTTTAGCCGAAGGGAAAGACCTCAGTCCTAAAGTAGCGGAGGACGTGATGCGGCTAATAATGGCTGGCGGGGTTACAGAAGCCCAGATAGCCGCCTTTTTGACAGCTTTAAAGTTTAAAGGCGAAACAGTAGATGAACTGGAATCTTTCGCCAAGGTAATGCGTGAATCTTGTGTTCCAGTCCGCCCTAAAGTTAATGGCATACTTGTTGACACTTGTGGGACTGGCGGGGATAAGATTAAGACATTTAACGTCAGTACTCTGGTTGCTCTTGTAGTGTCTGGGGCTGGCGGATATGTTGCGAAGCATGGTAATAGGTCTGTAACCGGCAGGTGCGGTAGCGCTGATTTGATGGAAGGGTTTGGAGTGAATATTCAGGCTTCACCTAAGATTGTTGAAGAGTGTATAGAGGAGTTAGGGATTGGCTTCATATTTGCTCCGCTCTTCCATCCTGCAATGAAGAATGTTGCTAAGGTGAGAAAGGAAATGGGAATAAAGACAGTCTTCAATGTTTTAGGCCCCCTTACAAATCCAGCCCCTGTTAAGGCTCAACTGTTAGGCGTTTATAGTGCTGATCTTACAGAGAAGCTCGCTGAAGTATTAAGCAGACTTGGTGTTGAGCGTGCATTGGTAACCCACGGTCTCATCGGGGTTGATGAGATCTCGATAATTGGAGAAACTAGGGTCACCGAGTTAAATCAAGGCGCAATTGCCACTTACCACATCAAGCCGTCCATGTTCGGACTCAAAGAAGCATCGAGAATTGAGGAGCTTCTTGGCGGAGACTTGGAGGAGAATATAGGGCATTGCATCAGGATCCTCAATGGCGCGAAAGATCAAAAAGCTGACATGGCAGTGTTGAATTCGGCGGCTGGGATCGTCGCCTGTGGAAGAGCAGATAATATTCAAGAGGGAATAGATCTTGCCCGCGAGTCTATAGAGAGTGGTAGAGCCCTCAAGAAATTGACCCTCCTAATCAAAAAGACAGGCGGAGATATGGGCCGGTTCGAGGAAGCCCAAAGGAGACATGCGTAGCTAACCAGTGGATCATTTTTTGTCATCTCCAAAGCCGTATGGAAACAAGTCTTT is a genomic window of Candidatus Bathyarchaeia archaeon containing:
- a CDS encoding nucleoside hydrolase → MGKLVVLDVDPGIDDALALIMALRSEELEVSAITTVFGNLSLKKTTLNVLKVLELLKAEVTVARGMARPLKGRRIDAQSIHGKDGLGGATLPVGRMKPGKIRAPDLIIEQALSTGRRSLTIISTAPLTNIASALMKEPEVAKKVDRLISMGGAFGLTRYGYGNQTPVAEFNIYSDPEAANIVYHSGISITAVGLDVTMNPEACLRKEHYAEMQRADTETARFAVEATRSLMERFGYVALHDPLTVAVAVDLTLVRTKPFYVDIETKGELTRGQTVVERRSWIMPRKKPNVDICVSVEGKRFLDLFMDRVIRK
- a CDS encoding aldehyde ferredoxin oxidoreductase family protein; translation: MIKGGYVQRIARVNLEWKRAKLEHVEDQFAVKYTGGRGWGARILYDEIKSKIGGFDPQNKIVVASGPLSGLLVPGSAKISFSAISPATGLYGDSNLGGEFSVALKKSGLDALIIEGKAEKETYLVIDGGSVEFRDAGSLWGMLSLDAEDALKRELGRDYQIAVIGPAGENLVKFAAITSRQGRQAARCGIGTLMGWKKLKAIAVRGDRSIPVADSSKLQRVYEEAVEHLVKHPSLKLWHREGTLQLVEWANEASCLPTRNFREAQFEYADRIGGKAMESTTRIHNKSCYLCPIGCGQINEVKGVRVEGPEYETAAMIGSNCALTRVEDLIYANYICDQLGLDTISAGNTAAFAIECFERGLINIEDTEGIELRFGNADALYTLFERIAYRKGIGEILAEGVRYASRKVGKGSERFAMHVKGLEISGYDVRAAQAMALAYATADIGAHHNRAWAITYDMKTDRCSYGDDKVQWVIYLQHVRPMFDALGVCRFPWVELGLELDFYAQFYSAATGIETTLQELLKRSEISWNLTRLINLRQGLTPKDDWLPDRVFDDPIPSGSLKGASLNRDAFGRMVKSYYRLRGWSDDGVPTKEKLLELGLEQAA
- the proC gene encoding pyrroline-5-carboxylate reductase, yielding MAGMKIGVIGAGRMGEALISGFLRSGAVKPAEIIIYDTSMERLAYITQKYNLECCSDCETIAEVSDIVIISVKPKDAKTVLECLGSKITPNKTVVSVVAGLTTKYISQHFPLGVPVIRAMPNIACAVGDGMIAISPSRGTSQESLKVVQSYLNLVGRPLILEEKYLSAVTGLSGSGPAYVALVAEALADAGVKLGLSREDAELLASQTILGTGRMLLEFSEPPSSLIGRVVTPGGTTAEGLRELEKGQFKEVLSAAVIAAAKKAEELETR
- a CDS encoding NOB1 family endonuclease; this encodes MVKAGKLVLDTSAFIAGLSPSSLNVETYTTPRVVKELRGISSHLRCSIATQLKKLKILNPAQSSINAVERISSALGDIKSLSKADLSILALAFELKAQDMDVAIVSDDYSVQNIAEYMGIKYQSVSSGGIRFKIRWVLRCADCRRIFPSNFAGAVCPVCGGDVRRKAAYRTYCDPTKGKNQDGKPT
- a CDS encoding orotate phosphoribosyltransferase-like protein; protein product: MSGCEALLNKALELKKKGLSVREIADELNLQVDTVDWLLLHEKERARAPPPMDYAVNWSAIGCSTRRLSQIGWAMADIVRESRANNEFEDFDVVVGIELSGLPLGLMVADDLEKPFAAARAAKPTGTAEGSRYLTGTISMNFSSVEGKRVLLVTDVISTGIILRDVIRSLKELQATPVAMVAFVDKRGGGDIEGVPVKALVSLIPFKR
- a CDS encoding RsmB/NOP family class I SAM-dependent RNA methyltransferase, whose product is MRRDFFFSKDVIKHLHAVYGDDVAEVVKALKTPGLEYSIRVNTLKANPEEVCAKFVGRGLKARLHSVLKEIILIHVEGPFPVPSLPGRVVVDKYAAEAVLMGSHVYAPGVKECRGLKKGDEVSVMDRYFQVVGGGVAKMSESEILRLRRGLAVEITHPKYRVPSLRESKEFEDGYIYPQSLPASLTSRVLDPQPGETILDLNCAPGGKLSHISQLMGSKGLVIGVDCRAKKIEATRQTLSRLGCFSNVRLIVADSRYLDIDYPSIKVDRCLIDPPCSALGLMPKLYAHTTEAEIDALANYQRQFIRVAAKTVKPGGRIVYSVCTLTLDECEKAVKFAVESCGLKVEEQEPFLGSPGLEWVTSEASLAQRFHPHVHGSGYFIACFRRPVALS
- a CDS encoding molybdenum cofactor biosynthesis protein MoaE, with translation MVGKVGIHKKGEISLESILEEIRRNPSLEMAGAIACFVGIVRGYSPDGSRVEELQYEAYEEEAILAMDRIQSEICHREGILDVHIHHIVDSLKVGEEILYVVVAGRSRGDVFPALSEVVERLKGEVPIFKKEILSSGSSYWVSEVAYQGKSHQTKI
- a CDS encoding HAD-IB family phosphatase, coding for MLINLSPYRYTRGRSGVRPPYKLVAFDLDGTLVEQVSSWGTLHRYFGTEAAVEGDLSAYEHGEIDYAEFMRRDIAPWPKPLHISTVQKALTNYTLAPGAELVVRELERRGYKVAIISGGIDILASQVAERLSISKTVANGLAADSDGYLTGEGILRVDPINKHLVLKHIAKEWGLTLSECVAVGDGMFDGNFLKHAGLGVAIGSNVKLRMVAGVIVPSLKAILKFL
- the trpD gene encoding anthranilate phosphoribosyltransferase; this translates as MEIKEIIATLAEGKDLSPKVAEDVMRLIMAGGVTEAQIAAFLTALKFKGETVDELESFAKVMRESCVPVRPKVNGILVDTCGTGGDKIKTFNVSTLVALVVSGAGGYVAKHGNRSVTGRCGSADLMEGFGVNIQASPKIVEECIEELGIGFIFAPLFHPAMKNVAKVRKEMGIKTVFNVLGPLTNPAPVKAQLLGVYSADLTEKLAEVLSRLGVERALVTHGLIGVDEISIIGETRVTELNQGAIATYHIKPSMFGLKEASRIEELLGGDLEENIGHCIRILNGAKDQKADMAVLNSAAGIVACGRADNIQEGIDLARESIESGRALKKLTLLIKKTGGDMGRFEEAQRRHA